In Trifolium pratense cultivar HEN17-A07 linkage group LG7, ARS_RC_1.1, whole genome shotgun sequence, a genomic segment contains:
- the LOC123894775 gene encoding 60S ribosomal protein L29-2-like, with protein MAKSKNHTAHNQSYKAHKNGIKKPKRHRHTSTKGMDPKFLRNQRYARKHNKKNGEVAVEE; from the exons ATGGCGAAGTCGAAGAATCACACTGCTCATAACCAGTCTTACAAAGCACACAAGAATGGCATCAAAAAGCCAAAGAGGCACCGTCACACTTCAACCAAAGGG ATGGATCCTAAGTTTCTGAGGAATCAGAGGTACGCTAGAAAGCACAACAAGAAAAATGGTGAAGTCGCCGTTGAAGAATAG
- the LOC123895792 gene encoding uncharacterized protein LOC123895792 has product MTISLQDCISDRWQWQPDPDDGYTVRGAYQLLTAQDTVTSDTATGLIWHPQVPLKVSIFAWRLLRDRLPTKANLVSRAILSSEDHLCVSGCEEVESAQHLFLSCSTFGALWSLVSSWIGSSLVTAQTLSDHFVQFTGSAGGLRARHSFMQLIWLACVWVVWTERNHRLFRGSANSLLYMLDKIKTFSFRSNQESDLHPVRSAPKTERIINEPA; this is encoded by the exons ATGACCATTTCCCTGCAGGATTGTATttcagataggtggcagtggcagccTGACCCGGACGATGGTTATACCGTGCGTGGTGCATATCAGCTGTTGACAGCACAGGATACAGTTACTTCGGATACAGCGACAGGGCTTATTTGGCaccctcaggttcctttgaaggtttctatCTTTGCATGGCGACTCTTGCGAgacaggttacctaccaaagcaaacctggttTCTCGAGCTATTTTATCTTCGGAGGATCATCTATGTGTTTCTGGTTGTGAGGAGGTTGAGTCAGCTCAGCACCTGTTTCTCTCCTGCAGCACTTTCGGCGCTCTTTGGTCTCTTGTCAGCTCTTGGATTGGCTCGTCTTTGGTGACTGCTCAGACGCTttcagatcattttgttcagtttactgGTTCAGCGGGTGGTCTTCGAGCACGACATTCTTTTATGCAGCTCATATGGCTTGCTTGtgtgtgggttgtgtggactGAAAGAAACCATCGATTGTTTAGAGGTTCGGCGaattctttattatatatgttggacaagatcaagactttttcaTTCAG GTCAAATCAGGAATCAGACCTGCATCCAGTCAGATCAGCACCTAAAACTGAAAGAATAATTAATGAACCGGCTTGA